Genomic DNA from Sphingobium sp. WTD-1:
TAGCCGACCAGGCCGACGATGCACATCAGCACCGCGACCACCGCCGAAAAGACCGGCCGGCGGACCGAGAGATCGGAAAGCTGCATCGGCTTAGCCGGCGGCCTTGGCGGCCTTGCCGCCCTTGTCGTCATCACCCTTCTTGTCGCCGGCCAGGCGCACCGGCGCGCCGTCGGTCAACTTCACCACGCCTTCGGTCACGATGTGCTGGCCGGCCTTCACGCCGCCCAATATCTCGACCAGGCCGTTCTGGCGGATGCCGGTTTCGACCTTGGTCCGCTTGGCGGTGCGCCCCTCCAGCACGAAGACGAAGCGTTCGTCGCCATCGCCGATCACGGCCAGTTCGGGCACGCCCAGAGACTGGCGCTCGCGCGAGAAGACGCTGACCGTCAGCAGCATGCCGGGCTTCAGCGCCTTGTCGGGATTGGGCATGATCGCACGGACGCGCACGGCGCGGGTGGCGGGATCGATCACGGGATCGATCGTCGCGATCGTGCCGTTGAACGGCCGATCGGGCCAGGCTGCGGACACGGCCTTGATCGGCATGCCCTCGCGGATCATCGACAGGCGCGTCTCGGGCACGGTGAAGTCCAGCTTGATCCGCGAAATATCGCTGACCGTGGCGATCGCGGTGCCGGCGGTGATGACCGCGCCGGGCGATACGGTGCGCAGCGACACCCAGCCGCCGAAGGGCGCGCGGATGGTGCGGTCGCCGATGCCGGCACGGGCGAGGTCGGCATTGGCGCGGGCGCTGCTGGCGAGCGCAATCTGCTGCTCGACCGTGGCGCCGGTGGCAAAGCCGCGCGACTTGAGCGCCTGGATGCGCTTCAACTGCTGGTCGGCCTGCAGCGCGGTCGCCTCGGCCGCAGCCAGCTCGGCCTTTTCCTGGCCCACGGCCATGCGGGCGATCACCTGCCCCTTGGACACGAAACCGCCATCGGTGAAGTTCAGCACATCGATCCGCTCGGTCACCGGTGCGGACAGCACCACCTGCTCATTGGCGAGCGCGGTGCCGACCGCCTCGACATTGTCGGTAAAGCGGGTGGGCGCAATCGCCACCGCCTCCACCAAGGCTGGCGGGCGAGCTTTCTTTTCCTTCTCCCCGCCGCAACCGGCAAGACAAAGGGCAACGAGAATGACAGGCAGGGTCGAG
This window encodes:
- a CDS encoding efflux RND transporter periplasmic adaptor subunit, with translation MRSTLPVILVALCLAGCGGEKEKKARPPALVEAVAIAPTRFTDNVEAVGTALANEQVVLSAPVTERIDVLNFTDGGFVSKGQVIARMAVGQEKAELAAAEATALQADQQLKRIQALKSRGFATGATVEQQIALASSARANADLARAGIGDRTIRAPFGGWVSLRTVSPGAVITAGTAIATVSDISRIKLDFTVPETRLSMIREGMPIKAVSAAWPDRPFNGTIATIDPVIDPATRAVRVRAIMPNPDKALKPGMLLTVSVFSRERQSLGVPELAVIGDGDERFVFVLEGRTAKRTKVETGIRQNGLVEILGGVKAGQHIVTEGVVKLTDGAPVRLAGDKKGDDDKGGKAAKAAG